In Flavobacterium sp. CBA20B-1, one DNA window encodes the following:
- a CDS encoding MBL fold metallo-hydrolase, with protein MKIEQIYTGCLAQGAYYIESEGEVAIIDPLREVQQYIDKAQANNATIKYIFETHFHADFVSGHVTLSQKTGAPIVYGPTAEPTFKAHIATDGEVFKIGKLSLIALHTPGHTMESTTYLLRDENGKDHAIFSGDTLFLGDVGRPDLAQKAASMTQEQLAATLFHSLRTKIMPLADEVIVYPAHGAGSACGKNLSKETVGTLGEQKRTNYALRADMTEAEFVAEVTDGLLPPPTYFPENVRLNKNGYEAIDTIIEKNKAFSAVEFKQAASDALILDVRDADSFGKAHIPGAIFIGIDGGFAPWVGSLITDINQPIVLVTPEGREQETITRLARVGYDNTLGYLAGGMQTWIDAGFETASIGRITANELETLMNNGEESVIDVRKPGEYSSAHIANVPNLPLDFINDHVADFPSQKTTYLHCAGGYRSMIAASILKARGFHNMIDVIGGFGKIKETNLPIVTQECESSCSTK; from the coding sequence ATGAAGATAGAACAAATTTATACCGGATGCTTAGCTCAAGGGGCATATTATATTGAAAGTGAGGGCGAAGTAGCAATTATTGATCCTCTACGAGAAGTGCAACAATATATTGATAAAGCACAAGCAAACAATGCTACCATAAAATATATTTTCGAAACGCATTTTCATGCCGATTTTGTAAGCGGGCATGTAACCCTTTCTCAAAAAACGGGCGCACCAATTGTGTACGGACCAACCGCAGAACCAACCTTCAAAGCGCATATAGCAACCGATGGTGAAGTTTTTAAAATTGGTAAACTAAGTCTTATTGCCTTGCACACTCCCGGGCACACCATGGAAAGTACCACTTATTTGTTGCGCGACGAAAACGGTAAAGACCATGCAATTTTTAGTGGCGACACCTTATTTTTAGGCGACGTAGGCCGACCCGACTTGGCGCAGAAAGCAGCAAGTATGACGCAAGAACAATTGGCAGCAACTTTGTTCCACAGCTTGCGAACCAAAATTATGCCGTTGGCAGATGAGGTGATTGTATATCCGGCACACGGAGCTGGATCGGCTTGTGGAAAAAACTTAAGCAAAGAAACAGTAGGAACTTTAGGCGAACAAAAACGCACCAATTATGCCTTGCGCGCCGATATGACCGAAGCGGAATTTGTGGCAGAAGTGACCGATGGTTTATTGCCTCCTCCCACTTATTTCCCTGAAAATGTGCGACTGAACAAAAACGGTTATGAAGCTATTGATACCATTATTGAAAAAAACAAAGCTTTTTCAGCTGTGGAATTTAAACAAGCTGCAAGCGATGCATTGATTTTAGATGTGCGCGATGCCGATAGTTTTGGAAAAGCACATATTCCTGGCGCTATTTTTATTGGGATTGATGGCGGATTTGCTCCTTGGGTGGGATCTTTGATTACCGATATCAACCAACCAATTGTTTTGGTAACTCCAGAAGGTCGCGAGCAGGAAACCATTACGCGTTTGGCTCGTGTGGGTTATGATAACACTTTGGGATATTTAGCAGGCGGCATGCAAACTTGGATTGACGCCGGTTTTGAAACCGCTTCTATTGGCAGAATCACCGCTAATGAGTTGGAAACTTTGATGAATAACGGCGAAGAATCGGTTATTGATGTGCGCAAACCAGGCGAATACAGTTCGGCACATATTGCCAACGTACCAAACCTTCCGTTAGATTTTATTAACGACCATGTTGCCGATTTTCCATCGCAAAAAACAACCTATCTGCATTGTGCAGGCGGTTACCGCTCTATGATTGCAGCTTCTATTTTAAAAGCACGCGGTTTTCATAATATGATTGATGTAATTGGCGGTTTCGGCAAAATTAAAGAAACCAACCTACCAATTGTAACACAAGAATGCGAAAGCAGTTGTAGTACGAAATAA
- a CDS encoding sulfite exporter TauE/SafE family protein has product MHDIHFYIGLILALFIGVTLGLVGSGGSILTVPILVYVVGIDPLLATAYSLFIVGSTSAVGSVKNTIEKNVNFKIVLLFGIPSLLAVFFTRSQLVPLLPDVITLSNNVSLSKSKLIMIVFSVVMFAASSKMIKKPRQKNLATPKIVTSAIPLITQGLLIGTVSGLVGAGGGFLIIPVLVFFANLPMKQAIGTSLTIIAIQCLIGFTGDLMQHAIDWILVLSFSAISILGLFIGNRLSKRIIDGNLRMIFGWFILTMSVYILIKELF; this is encoded by the coding sequence ATGCACGACATACATTTTTATATTGGTTTAATATTGGCGTTGTTTATTGGCGTAACCCTAGGTTTGGTGGGCAGTGGCGGCTCTATCTTAACTGTGCCTATTTTAGTGTATGTAGTAGGGATTGATCCATTGCTTGCTACAGCCTATTCGCTTTTTATTGTAGGAAGCACCTCGGCAGTGGGAAGTGTTAAAAACACCATTGAAAAAAATGTAAATTTTAAAATTGTATTGCTTTTTGGCATTCCCTCGTTGTTGGCAGTATTTTTCACCCGTTCCCAATTGGTACCTTTATTGCCCGATGTAATTACGTTGAGCAACAATGTGAGCTTATCAAAATCGAAATTAATCATGATTGTGTTTTCGGTTGTCATGTTTGCTGCTTCGTCTAAAATGATTAAAAAACCACGACAAAAAAACTTAGCCACACCAAAAATCGTAACATCGGCAATACCTTTAATCACGCAAGGTTTACTCATTGGAACCGTATCGGGTTTAGTGGGTGCAGGCGGCGGCTTTTTAATCATTCCCGTATTGGTGTTTTTTGCCAATTTACCCATGAAACAAGCCATAGGCACTTCCCTGACCATTATTGCTATTCAATGTTTAATAGGTTTTACGGGCGATTTAATGCAACATGCTATTGATTGGATTTTGGTATTATCATTTTCAGCTATTTCGATATTGGGATTATTTATAGGAAATCGCTTGTCAAAAAGAATTATCGACGGAAATTTACGCATGATTTTTGGCTGGTTTATATTAACCATGTCTGTTTATATATTGATAAAAGAGTTGTTTTAG